One window of Ziziphus jujuba cultivar Dongzao chromosome 5, ASM3175591v1 genomic DNA carries:
- the LOC107421730 gene encoding peroxidase 12, translating to MVIPSARSTFFLLISSLLVVSSLVSAENYNQEPEFTVPLAKGLSWSFYENSCPQAEDIVRTQLKKVFKEDIGQAAGLLRLHFHDCFVQGCDGSVLLDGSTSGPGDEQDAIPNLTLRKKAFEIVNDLRQRIHKKCGRVVSCSDIVALAARDSVALSGGPDYAVPLGRKDGLTFATPNVTLANLPAPFSNASTILEALATKGFDPTDVVALSGGHTIGISHCTSFTRRLYPTQDPVMDKTFAKDLKEICPKLDSNGTTVLDIRSPNKFDNKYYVDLMNRQGLFTSDQDLYSYKKTKDIVTSFAVDESLFYEKFVIAMTKMGQLSVLTGKNGEIRANCSARNSDNQAYLASLVDDDVESLSEF from the exons ATGGTAATTCCTAGTGCTCGTTCAACTTTTTTCCTTCTGATCTCTTCCTTGTTAGTAGTTTCTTCGTTAGTTTCAGCTGAAAATTATAATCAAGAGCCAGAGTTCACAGTCCCTCTAGCGAAGGGACTCTCATGGAGCTTCTATGAAAATAGTTGTCCTCAGGCTGAAGACATTGTTAGGACACAGCTCAAGAAAGTCTTCAAGGAAGACATTGGCCAAGCCGCTGGTTTGCTTCGCCTCCATTTCCATGACTGCTTTGTGCAG GGATGTGATGGTTCAGTGCTGCTGGATGGATCAACAAGTGGACCAGGAGATGAGCAAGATGCAATTCCAAATCTGACACTGAGGAAGAAGGCATTTGAGATAGTTAATGACCTCCGACAGAGAATCCACAAGAAGTGTGGAAGGGTCGTCTCCTGCTCTGATATTGTTGCCCTTGCTGCACGTGATTCTGTTGCCCTG TCTGGTGGTCCTGACTATGCTGTTCCattgggaagaaaagatggactGACTTTTGCAACACCAAATGTGACATTAGCCAACCTTCCAGCACCATTCAGCAATGCCAGCACCATTCTTGAAGCTTTGGCTACAAAAGGCTTCGATCCAACCGACGTGGTAGCCCTCTCCGGTGGCCACACCATCGGAATTAGCCACTGCACATCCTTCACTAGGCGTCTGTACCCTACTCAAGACCCTGTCATGGACAAAACTTTTGCCAAAGACCTCAAAGAAATCTGTCCCAAACTCGATTCCAATGGCACCACCGTGCTTGATATCCGATCACCAAACAAATTCGACAACAAATACTACGTTGATCTCATGAACCGCCAAGGACTTTTCACCTCGGACCAAGATTTGTACTCATACAAAAAGACCAAGGACATTGTCACTAGCTTTGCTGTGGATGAGTCATTGTTCTATGAGAAATTTGTGATTGCAATGACGAAGATGGGGCAACTGAGTGTTTTGACAGGTAAAAATGGTGAAATTCGCGCGAATTGCTCCGCCAGGAACAGCGATAACCAGGCTTACTTGGCTTCTCTTGTGGATGATGATGTTGAAAGTTTGTCTGAGTTCTAA